The DNA window TAAGGACAAAATTGAGTACAAATAAAGGATTTTAAGGTAAAGTTGTAAATGGATTCCATCAAAGCTATGGCAACGAAATTCTGCTGGTAAAATTGTACATGTTTTCAACAACGTGTCATATGTATGATCATTCGAGATTAtaggaaaaagtaaaaaaataaatatcataaattatattcaaaacattatttttaaaaaaattggttgaATTGCAAATTTCGAAACAAGAAAACATAATGTCGATAAATCAACAAGTTAAACgacattaataaaaattatttatgctATTAGTATATTGTATACTATTTATTTCGAACTCCATTTGTCGAAAAATTATACACCTATTATATatacaacattaaaaaaaatcttttgtttgtatatttgtaGATGTTGAACTGATTTGATAAAGATATTGTCTCCGCTATACTTTTATTAACACATATACTAATATACATAGTCCGAATCAAAGTTACTAAGTTCACATGAACCTAGTGACTTTGTATATGTGTTAACAAAAGAGGtaaagttcaaaaaaaattatcaattgaGTTCAACattcacaatatatatatatatatatatatatatataagaaattttttaaCCTTGTATATCTAAAAGGAGTATGATTTTTCGACAATTGGGGTTCAAATGAATCAGTATACAATATATAAtagcaaaattaatttttataatgttgtttAACTTGTCGATTTATCCACattatgttttttcttaattcGAAGTTTATAattcaactaattttagaaaagtaaaatgttctgaatatattatgatattttttacctttttcctttttcctttttcctttttcctcaTGTCTAATTAATCATTACATATGGTACATTGTTGAAAACATGTACAATTTTACTAGCAAAATTTAGTAGTCATTGCTTTTTATGGAATCCATTTATAATTTTACTCATAAAATCCTAGATTTGTgcttaatatattttatggaAAAGAGTCATATTATATTTGTCCTTATACTTTTTTAATGCACCCCTTTTTCTGTTTTCCCTCAGTTTCTTTTTAATGGGttgttttcttccttttcatttAATGGTTGAGATAATCCAATAGTAGTCaagttagattttttttcttctataagtCGGTTTTGGGTGTCCgggttttttttgtttggttggtTGGTTGTTTCAAGATATATTGTGTTGCCTTGTATTGTTTTGTTATGATGAATATAATGTTAGAATAGATTGCATCATTTTATGTCGTCATATGATGTCAgatataaataatttgaatgataataaatgagaaaaatatggttattagataataaataaaacaaaatgagaaaaataagaataaggtAACAGCACATTAGtcatcatataaaatgagacacTTCATATTATATAATGATAATTATAACAATACGATACAAGTTTAAGTAGCTATCAAAACAAACtatatatttaaactaatatAAATCGTTGCAACACAATACAACcggtaacaaccatccaaacaaggtgaaATGTGAATGAAGTTGCAAACTTGATAATGCAGGGCAATTTAGCAAAGAATACTTCACATTCAAAAAGATGGACCTTTTGTATTGGTTTCATCAAAGAAAACTAGAGTGTAGGATTTACTTAccatcaaaattcaaagttcaaCCATTTAGTGTAGTAGACACAGGTTTGTGGGGATATAACTCCATTTGGTGTACATTGATTAATCCTAGAGCAAGCACCACATGGAATTGAAGCCATTGGCGCGATTGTTTTTGGATCAGCCTCTAGAGCAACTCCGCTTGCAGTTCGATAACATACTGATCCAACAGGAATAGAATGATATTCTCCCAATCCAATACTCTTTACCTCTATAACAGCATTGTCCAGAACCATAGATTTCAATATTTCCGCGATTTGCTGACTTGTGCACTCAACaactttccttttcttcaagaAATCGTGGATTCCCTCTGCAGTGGCAACTTTCAGCATTTGTATGACCTTGAGGCAAGTGTCTCTAAGAACTGTGATGAATTCCTTGTCAAGATTTCCCTCCGAGTACCACGCACCACCAGTCAGTTCATCCGAAGGTTCAAACTCAACAGCCATGTAATAAGGATCCCTTGATCCCTTACTTTGGATATTTGCGactttttttatcaagttcttTTTCACCAGTAACTTCAAGGATTTATCCACAACAATTGGTGCTAGGTTTGCCTCTTTTTTCACCCCTGCCTTCAAGATACCCTGATTCTTTTTACTTTTCACCACATTGAGAACTATATAGTCAGCATCTACAAGTCCCTGAGTAGGCGAATCCACGTTTAGTCTTCTCCGCTTCATGGCGGCTGCTTCACTTGATCGGATCATCACTGTGGGTATAAAAGAGCAAATTAAGATGAGTTTTCAATTGATTCTTAATCTCTCAACACATATTTCCAGTGCATACTCATGTAGTAACTAGATCAATTATTATTGCACCAGAAACAACAACATCACAAGTTAGGTTTGGGAGTGTAGAATGTATGCAGACATTACAACtaactcgtggaggtagagaggctgttttcgAAAGATCTCAAGTGCAACAAATCCAACtacaaaagagaaagagacaTTGCACcagaaaatcaaatcaataaaggCAAGACCACACTAATTGAACTAGCTCGTTtagttgggaacaagttatcgtGGGATAATTAATCCTGAGATAAGTTATTTCATCAATTATATAGGATAACTTATATCATCACTATGTCAAGAATGGTGAAATAAATAATCCACGACAATCTAATACCTTCAACtaaatagggataaaataataTCATGTGCACATCACTTATTTCAGCTCAAGGGCCGCTTAACCTGAAAATAGGGCCTCCAAAACAACCAAAAAAACCCCAAATTCAGTTACGAAAACAAACCAAAGATACACAGAAAAGAAGCAAATTGCAATAAGAGGCAAGATTAAACGAAGAACAAAAAGTAGATGAAGGAGATACATACATAAAAGAGAGACGACCAGATCTGATGAAACCctaagtataaaaaaattatgttacttcttcctccgttcctttttagttgttagGTATACTATAAATACTTGacaatattaatttaaaaaaataaaaagtttgttGCTAATCTCTTACTAATTATTATGCacatatttctgaaattttattattgatgtaattataattaaaaatcataaataattaaattttcagttacttttta is part of the Solanum stenotomum isolate F172 chromosome 8, ASM1918654v1, whole genome shotgun sequence genome and encodes:
- the LOC125874056 gene encoding uncharacterized protein LOC125874056, which codes for MILFYPYLVEVMIRSSEAAAMKRRRLNVDSPTQGLVDADYIVLNVVKSKKNQGILKAGVKKEANLAPIVVDKSLKLLVKKNLIKKVANIQSKGSRDPYYMAVEFEPSDELTGGAWYSEGNLDKEFITVLRDTCLKVIQMLKVATAEGIHDFLKKRKVVECTSQQIAEILKSMVLDNAVIEVKSIGLGEYHSIPVGSVCYRTASGVALEADPKTIAPMASIPCGACSRINQCTPNGVISPQTCVYYTKWLNFEF